One segment of Candidatus Bathyanammoxibius amoris DNA contains the following:
- a CDS encoding methyltransferase domain-containing protein has product MLRKNPCLTYRGQKVPAKGHDIDWNEVASKYHSYILGPFAKEMVCKDKKIGKIRNELLNYLSSIPDEKLKGMEIADFGCGPGNIIEHLKGRVSRLTGIDKSGAALKIASTSARKNGIVFTACRNDLKKVKLNRQFDLIISVNSILPKERKDVVPILEGIREHLKSDGELLAILPSYDTTKYLRKLLKKYYVSFYKDKRQAEETLRTFAKMKKVDDTKCAYADDGKIQQCYHTPKTIKHEFKKAGLKIIGEPKKVYYPWDLTRKFDYGYFPEAKEEIWDWFVVAKRAEKS; this is encoded by the coding sequence CAATGTTAAGAAAAAATCCTTGCCTTACATATCGTGGTCAAAAGGTACCTGCCAAGGGTCACGATATTGATTGGAATGAAGTGGCATCTAAATACCATAGCTACATCCTTGGGCCTTTTGCAAAAGAAATGGTTTGTAAAGATAAGAAGATAGGTAAGATTAGAAATGAACTATTGAATTATCTTAGTTCAATACCGGATGAGAAACTTAAGGGAATGGAGATTGCCGATTTCGGTTGCGGGCCTGGAAATATTATTGAACATTTAAAAGGCAGGGTTTCAAGGCTAACGGGAATAGACAAAAGCGGGGCCGCGTTGAAAATAGCGTCAACCAGCGCTCGAAAGAACGGCATTGTATTTACTGCGTGCCGCAATGATCTCAAGAAAGTAAAATTGAATCGGCAATTCGATCTAATAATTTCGGTTAATTCAATTTTGCCTAAAGAGCGAAAAGACGTTGTACCAATACTTGAAGGGATTAGAGAACACCTCAAATCTGACGGGGAACTCTTAGCTATACTCCCTTCTTACGACACAACAAAGTATCTCAGAAAGTTATTGAAAAAGTATTATGTCAGCTTTTATAAAGATAAAAGGCAGGCAGAAGAAACCCTTCGCACTTTCGCTAAAATGAAGAAGGTAGATGATACTAAATGCGCGTATGCTGATGATGGTAAGATTCAACAATGCTACCACACTCCAAAAACTATAAAGCACGAATTCAAGAAGGCGGGCCTTAAAATAATTGGAGAACCAAAAAAGGTTTACTATCCATGGGATTTGACTAGAAAATTCGATTACGGATATTTCCCGGAGGCTAAGGAAGAGATATGGGATTGGTTTGTTGTAGCAAAAAGAGCTGAGAAAAGTTAG
- a CDS encoding tetratricopeptide repeat protein has protein sequence MTEVHRVESSRFHLAACLIIIIAGLIVYSNTIHSSFQFDDYEYIVDNPLIRDLHNVPEFFQKNGISFASRGVVTTSFAINHYFSGLSVESYHWVNISIHLVNGMLVYFLAIIILKQFFPCGSGAGNGGGGSSVRILALFVALFFVTSPIQTHQVTYIFQRNGLTASFFYLSSLLLFIKAVNRPGIRVYLYGMSVVSFLFGIWSKEMACTAPVIMFLYYQCFITRDWRSPRRGIKLILPYIMVWAVSFYFGVVRNVTLEQISDWTFWEYLVTQSNVLIAYIKLLLLPLPGRFNVDVDFPLAGTLWEFPTLLSAVSIVAILITAVLYLERARPMAFCILWFFVILAPTSGLVPVMDIMVSYRLYLPGLGFYLLMVVGIHKALCYAGEKNGLEPKLIRLVELAVFITIVLFYGVSAHERNKVWQTEITLWTDAVQKSPDKIRPHFNLGRCYQKEGQTMKAWKQYFICKTIHAKMPEIRNGNELRCASAACNNLAMIYFDAGLHDTAVTILKEAIRIYPKSTKAHRNLGDAYVYTGRLDEAEAEYKLDIRLDPRHSRSYSGLGVVYENKGMLNEAVDAYTKALKTESDNTEVRIRLGELWLNHKRNPGKAMRHLQEALTQSTNTEERKEILGMIVSIRDTRSNTPP, from the coding sequence ATGACCGAAGTCCACCGAGTCGAATCCAGCCGTTTTCACCTCGCAGCCTGCCTTATAATCATCATTGCCGGGCTCATCGTCTACTCGAACACCATCCACTCCAGCTTCCAGTTTGACGACTATGAATATATCGTCGACAATCCGTTAATAAGGGATCTTCACAACGTACCAGAATTCTTTCAGAAAAACGGTATTTCATTCGCATCGCGCGGTGTGGTTACGACGAGTTTTGCCATCAATCATTATTTCTCAGGACTGTCTGTCGAAAGCTACCACTGGGTAAATATCTCCATCCACCTGGTGAACGGTATGCTGGTTTACTTCCTCGCGATAATCATCCTGAAACAGTTCTTCCCTTGTGGGAGCGGGGCCGGGAACGGCGGTGGTGGCAGCAGTGTACGTATCCTTGCCCTGTTTGTGGCCCTGTTTTTTGTTACCAGTCCTATCCAGACCCATCAGGTTACTTATATTTTTCAAAGGAACGGCTTGACGGCATCGTTCTTTTATCTCTCGTCGCTTCTGCTGTTTATTAAGGCCGTCAACAGGCCGGGCATAAGGGTCTACCTATATGGAATGAGCGTGGTGAGCTTTCTTTTTGGCATATGGTCCAAGGAGATGGCCTGCACGGCGCCGGTTATTATGTTTTTGTACTATCAATGCTTCATCACCAGAGATTGGCGGTCACCCCGCAGGGGAATTAAGCTGATATTGCCATATATTATGGTATGGGCGGTCTCATTTTATTTTGGCGTGGTGAGGAACGTCACCCTGGAGCAAATCTCCGACTGGACCTTTTGGGAATATCTAGTTACTCAATCCAATGTCCTCATTGCATACATTAAACTACTCCTGTTGCCCCTTCCAGGCAGGTTTAACGTGGACGTCGACTTCCCGCTGGCAGGCACATTATGGGAGTTCCCTACACTGCTCTCAGCGGTGTCTATTGTTGCGATACTCATCACGGCCGTTCTGTATCTAGAGAGGGCGAGGCCGATGGCCTTCTGTATCCTGTGGTTTTTTGTGATATTGGCTCCTACAAGCGGTCTCGTTCCCGTTATGGACATTATGGTCTCGTATCGCCTGTATCTCCCTGGGCTGGGCTTTTACCTGCTCATGGTCGTGGGTATCCATAAGGCACTCTGTTACGCAGGCGAAAAGAACGGATTAGAACCGAAGCTTATTCGTCTTGTGGAGCTGGCAGTATTTATAACCATAGTCCTGTTTTATGGCGTGAGCGCGCACGAGCGGAACAAGGTATGGCAGACGGAGATCACACTATGGACGGACGCAGTGCAGAAATCTCCCGATAAGATAAGACCCCACTTCAACCTTGGCCGCTGCTACCAGAAGGAAGGGCAGACCATGAAGGCGTGGAAACAGTACTTTATATGTAAGACAATCCACGCGAAGATGCCTGAAATAAGGAACGGTAACGAGCTGCGTTGCGCCAGCGCGGCGTGCAACAACCTGGCGATGATTTACTTTGATGCGGGACTGCATGACACGGCCGTAACGATATTAAAAGAAGCCATAAGGATTTATCCGAAAAGTACAAAGGCCCATCGAAATCTGGGTGACGCCTACGTCTATACCGGCAGGTTGGACGAGGCGGAGGCCGAGTATAAGCTGGACATACGCCTGGACCCGCGACACTCGCGTTCGTACTCCGGACTTGGCGTGGTGTATGAGAACAAGGGTATGCTGAACGAGGCGGTAGATGCCTATACAAAGGCCCTCAAGACCGAATCCGATAATACGGAGGTGCGCATCAGGCTGGGTGAACTGTGGCTGAACCACAAAAGGAATCCCGGCAAGGCCATGCGGCATCTGCAGGAGGCGCTGACGCAGAGTACTAACACAGAAGAAAGAAAAGAGATTCTGGGCATGATTGTGTCTATCCGGGATACCAGATCCAACACCCCACCCTAG
- a CDS encoding DUF3800 domain-containing protein codes for MDVGGAFIFWGQLKYYPILTMRKCLGFIDGSGNITHDTQTVFGHGFLKLTSVVDYHLLREELEKIRERARNKLGQTRKNFEFKWYKVGLSNIDYYKEFIEKFVIYNNSFHALIYDKHGKDLHKSWGAYHTYFEHSRRLIKKHVSKSERIYIIADADTKPEGDTSYEEQMGNVHTVIKAEMLKSQKSVFLQMVDVLTGAICYDFRKERGRGEARDENKLDLLVFIKEKVNLKTFVPKEGCEDYIEVHNPNHLSVKEYLIGGLK; via the coding sequence GTGGACGTGGGAGGAGCTTTTATCTTTTGGGGCCAATTAAAGTACTACCCAATTTTGACTATGAGAAAGTGCTTAGGATTTATTGACGGCAGTGGCAATATAACACATGACACACAGACTGTTTTTGGTCATGGTTTCTTGAAATTAACGTCTGTTGTCGATTATCATCTCTTACGGGAAGAATTAGAAAAAATCAGAGAGAGGGCAAGAAATAAACTTGGTCAAACAAGGAAGAATTTTGAATTTAAGTGGTATAAGGTCGGGTTAAGCAATATAGATTATTACAAAGAATTTATTGAGAAGTTTGTTATCTACAACAACAGTTTTCATGCCTTGATATACGATAAACACGGCAAAGATTTACACAAGAGCTGGGGAGCTTATCATACTTATTTTGAACATTCTAGGAGGTTAATAAAAAAGCATGTTAGTAAAAGTGAACGGATATATATAATTGCAGATGCAGACACGAAACCAGAAGGGGATACATCTTATGAGGAGCAGATGGGTAATGTGCATACAGTCATAAAAGCCGAAATGCTCAAATCTCAGAAGTCCGTGTTTCTCCAAATGGTGGACGTTCTTACAGGTGCAATATGCTATGATTTTCGAAAAGAACGGGGAAGGGGAGAAGCTCGAGATGAAAACAAATTAGACCTTTTAGTATTTATAAAAGAGAAGGTTAACCTAAAAACATTTGTGCCGAAGGAAGGTTGTGAAGATTATATAGAGGTGCATAACCCAAACCACCTCTCTGTTAAGGAATATTTAATAGGTGGGTTAAAATAA
- a CDS encoding IS1 family transposase, whose amino-acid sequence MERKIQVLKALVEGNSIRSIERMTGTHRDTVMRLLVKTGDDCQRKVLDKYVHGFHSKLIQVDEIWTFVRKKERRLTPEEQTNLELGDQFVFVGLDAETKLVPAFTIGKRNGQTAIKFMRELKYRLAGNGRIQITTDAFRSYRWAVREAFGHDVDYAQLSKIFGPTTPGYGRYSPPKVWGVLSTIINGNPDARFVSTSYIERQNLTMRMQMRRFTRLTNAFSKKLENLKAALSLHFAYYNFMRVHRTLGMTPAMKAGISNHVWTWEELLSFGAN is encoded by the coding sequence ATGGAGCGAAAGATACAAGTTTTGAAGGCTTTGGTTGAGGGCAATTCTATACGTTCTATTGAGCGTATGACCGGCACTCATAGGGATACGGTAATGCGGCTGTTAGTTAAAACAGGAGACGATTGCCAGAGAAAGGTATTAGACAAATACGTGCATGGCTTTCATAGTAAACTTATCCAGGTTGACGAAATCTGGACGTTTGTTCGTAAGAAGGAAAGACGGTTGACCCCCGAAGAACAAACGAATCTTGAACTTGGAGACCAATTCGTATTTGTGGGCCTGGATGCTGAAACAAAGCTAGTTCCTGCATTTACTATCGGTAAACGAAACGGGCAGACAGCAATCAAGTTTATGAGAGAGTTAAAATACCGGCTCGCTGGCAATGGGAGAATCCAAATAACCACAGATGCTTTCCGCTCGTATCGTTGGGCAGTGAGAGAAGCATTTGGACATGATGTTGACTATGCGCAGTTATCTAAGATTTTTGGGCCTACAACTCCTGGCTATGGGAGGTATTCCCCACCAAAAGTATGGGGGGTGTTATCCACGATAATCAATGGGAATCCTGATGCCAGATTTGTCTCTACAAGCTATATTGAACGGCAAAATCTTACCATGCGTATGCAGATGCGTAGGTTCACACGGTTGACAAACGCCTTTTCAAAGAAGCTAGAGAACCTTAAGGCTGCCCTATCTCTACACTTCGCTTATTACAATTTTATGAGGGTTCATAGAACTTTGGGCATGACTCCCGCAATGAAAGCAGGTATAAGTAACCACGTGTGGACGTGGGAGGAGCTTTTATCTTTTGGGGCCAATTAA